The following is a genomic window from Sphingobacterium spiritivorum.
GTACTCAAAGACTTTCTTACTACAATTGAGGACAACAGCTTCCTTTTCCGTACTCTCCTTTCGCCTTCTGCCCAGTTCCAAAGCCGCTATAATAGTAATAGCCTTAGCACTACCTATGCCTTTATACTTCTTAAGGTCATCCACATCCAGCTGAGATAAGAAATCCAGATTGTGCTGATGATCGGAAAGTATACGGCGTGCCAGTCCGACTGCATCTTCCCCAAAGGATCCCGAGCCAATAAGAATAGCCAGTAATTCTGCATTACTCAACACCCTTCTCCCGCGACTTTCCAGCTTTTCTCTTGGCCGGTCCGTTTCTGCCCATTTATTTATCGCCAACTTACTCATAATGAAAAAACATATAATTCACTCTAAAGATAACAATATCGCTCAAAGAAAAGTTATTTCACCAAAAATTTATTTCGTTAATTATATAAAATCACTCACTTTACGTTTTCCCAAGTCAGTTGTAAATCTTATCTTTGTAATCCAAAAAAATATTGATATGAGCAAAGCGATTATTAAAACAGAAAAAGGCGACATGACTGTGGAATTTTACACAGCCGATGCTCCAAATACCGTAGATAACTTTATCAAACTGGCTAAATCAGGATATTATGACGGATTAGCATTTCACCGTGTTATCCATGATTTCGTTATTCAAGGAGGTTGTCCTAATTCTAAAGAAGGCGCAGCAGGTGTACCGGGAACAGGTGGTCCGGGTTACAAAATAGATTGTGAACTGACAGGAGAAAACCAATACCATGACCGTGGTGTACTTTCTATGGCACATGCAGGCCGTAATACCGGAGGTTCTCAGTTTTTTATCTGCCATAGCCGCAACAATACTGCTCACCTGGACCGCAACCATACCTGTTTTGGTAAAGTTGTTGAAAATGTAGATGTAGTGGATGATATCCGTCAGGGTGATCGTATTTTGACAATTGAAGTAATTGAAGATTAATCCCCCTACCGAAAACTATTAAAATGAATTTAAGAGCATTAGTATCCGTAACCGGCAAACCGGGATTATTTAAATTGATCGGACAAAATAAAGGCGGTTTTATCCTGGAAACATTAGATAAAGCTAAAATCAAATCAGTAGTAAACCTGTCTACAACGAAGATGGCAACTCTGGAAGATATTACCATCTACGGAGAAGAAGAAGAAATCAAATTACTGGATGTATTCGAAACCATCAAAACAAAAGGACTGGAAACACCTGATGTGAAAGCGAGCGGAGATGCATTACGTGATTTTTTCCGTGAAGTAGCACCAGGACATGATGAGTCCCGTGTATATACTTCAGATATCAAGAAAATAATTTCCTGGTATAACATTATTAAAGAATTACCAATATTTGATGAAGAAGCTCCGGCTCCTTTGGTATAATCAAATCTTTAATATGTAAAAAAAGGCTTTACAGATTTGTCTGTAAAGCCTTTTTTTCATGTTGCTAAGAATCAATGAAATATGTCTTTCTGAGTACTCCTTTCTATACTTTTAAACAACGTCTGAAAAACCATGCTGCAATAATTTCTTATCAACTTCTGTAACGTTTCCTTCCATATCCTTACTAACTCTTTAAAATCTAATATTCAGAAATTATGGAAACGAAAAATTTAAACACAACTATTGCAGAGCCGGTAAGAAAACAAATGAGAATTGAATTTTTTGGTCAGGTCACAGGTTTGATCGCGCTGTTATTTGTACCATACTACTTTAATTTCAATCAGGCGATGACTTCAGTGTACATGGTATTCTATGCGTTGACACTATCATTCTCCGGCTATTACCTCTACAAATTTTACAACTTTTACAAGTCAACCTTATCCATTGATCTGGAAA
Proteins encoded in this region:
- the radC gene encoding RadC family protein, whose product is MSKLAINKWAETDRPREKLESRGRRVLSNAELLAILIGSGSFGEDAVGLARRILSDHQHNLDFLSQLDVDDLKKYKGIGSAKAITIIAALELGRRRKESTEKEAVVLNCSKKVFEYFKFQLQDLLHEEFWVLYLNRASVILSQQLIGRGGNDFTPVDVRIILKHALNCQASSMILVHNHPSGSLKPSNQDLQLTKKIVDASKIMDIRVMDHVIFTNSKYFSFQDEGLMD
- a CDS encoding peptidylprolyl isomerase, whose translation is MSKAIIKTEKGDMTVEFYTADAPNTVDNFIKLAKSGYYDGLAFHRVIHDFVIQGGCPNSKEGAAGVPGTGGPGYKIDCELTGENQYHDRGVLSMAHAGRNTGGSQFFICHSRNNTAHLDRNHTCFGKVVENVDVVDDIRQGDRILTIEVIED
- a CDS encoding DUF5606 family protein, with amino-acid sequence MNLRALVSVTGKPGLFKLIGQNKGGFILETLDKAKIKSVVNLSTTKMATLEDITIYGEEEEIKLLDVFETIKTKGLETPDVKASGDALRDFFREVAPGHDESRVYTSDIKKIISWYNIIKELPIFDEEAPAPLV